A segment of the Bacteriovorax sp. Seq25_V genome:
TACAAAAGGTGTTGGACCAGTAAAAAGATTAACTACATCAAAAACTGTAATTGATGGTAGAAATAATAGCGGACGTATCACTGTTAGACACAGAGGTGGCGGAGTTAAGAGAAGATACAGACTAATTGATTTCAAAAGAAATAAATTAGAAGTTCCTGCAACTGTACAGGCGATCTCTTACGATCCAAACAGAACATGTAATATTGCTCTAATTGCTTATGCAGATGGTGAGAAATCTTACATTCTTGCTCCACTTGGACTACAAGTTGGTGACAAAGTTGTTTCTTCAGCAAAAGCCGATATTAAAGTTGGTAATGCTAAGAAGATTAAAGATATTCCAGTTGGTACATTAGTTCACAATGTTGAAATGTATCCAGGTGCTGGTGGACAGCTTGCAAGATCTGCAGGTTCTTATGTTCAAATCATGGCAAAAGAAGAAAAATTTGCTCTTTTAAGAATGCCATCTGGAGAACTAAGAAAAGTAGAAGTTGAATGTACAGCTACTATTGGACAAGTTGGAAATCTTGACCACGAGAAAAGAAACATTGGTAAGGCCGGAAGAAAAAGAAAAATGGGCTTTAGACCAACTGTTCGTGGTGTTGTTATGAACCCTGTTGATCACCCACATGGTGGTGGTGAAGGTAGAACTTCTGGTGGTAGACACCCAGTATCTCCTTGGGGAACACCAACTAAGGGATATAAAACAAGAAGCAATAAGAGAACTGATAAGTTTATTGTTAAGAGAAGAAAGTAATTAATT
Coding sequences within it:
- the rplB gene encoding 50S ribosomal protein L2; amino-acid sequence: MGIRKFKPTTPSLRRMQVVNSDELTKGVGPVKRLTTSKTVIDGRNNSGRITVRHRGGGVKRRYRLIDFKRNKLEVPATVQAISYDPNRTCNIALIAYADGEKSYILAPLGLQVGDKVVSSAKADIKVGNAKKIKDIPVGTLVHNVEMYPGAGGQLARSAGSYVQIMAKEEKFALLRMPSGELRKVEVECTATIGQVGNLDHEKRNIGKAGRKRKMGFRPTVRGVVMNPVDHPHGGGEGRTSGGRHPVSPWGTPTKGYKTRSNKRTDKFIVKRRK